From the genome of Leishmania major strain Friedlin complete genome, chromosome 35:
CTCACGTGCCAGCGTGTACGTGAAGTAGGTGTGCGCCGCGCGATAAGTGTTATGTCTGCTAATGTACAGTAGTTGCAGCTTGCTCCTGTATGAGCTTTTTTTGTGGTGTATACTCTTTTCGCGTCTTCTTGCGTTGTCTATCTTATCGATGGCACAAGTGTGTCCAATGTCGCAGCTTGCTtcgacgcagcgccacccAGGGCCTGACGGCCAACATCAGTAGTGATACATagctctgacctccccacgtcgtggGTACTTGACCTTGTCACCACCAGCAGTAGTATCGCATTGGAAGGGAGAAGGGCCGCTGAGCTCCCCCACACAGCGCGGGTGCCAGGCTCACACACCACGTGCTGAGGTGTGTGCTCCGTCACGAAGCACTTCGGTGCGGATGTGAGAAAAAGGCGAAAAACGGAGGCAACGCGTCCGCTTGTTCAGAATTGCTTTGCGTTGTGCATGTGGTGGTTTGCTCTCGACGGATTGGGGTCTGGAAAGGAGTAGTTGATCGTCGGGTAGAATAGCATTGACTTCCTGGGTGCGCACGTTTTTCgtcttgttctctctctctttgtctgtctgtctgtaCGTCTCAGTGTATGCCAGCGCGGCTCGGTTGTGGTGCATTTGATGCAGGACGTACAAGAAGCATCATTATTCTATTTTCCACCGCGTATTTGTTCTCGTTGTCGCCCTCCCTGTGCGTggtcacgtgtgtgtgtgtgtgtgtgtgtgtgctcaaGGATGTTGTTTCTTCATCGCGTTTGCTGTTCATGCTGTGCGTTCCCGCtgagtctctctctctctctctctgtgtacgcagcgcctcttccCCACGTTCGCGCccaccccccctccccctacgcggttgctttctttttctgcgTCTTTTGTGTTGCTTTCATTGTTTCCTTTCGTCTTACGGGTGTGTGTTGCGTTCTTCATTGTTTGCCTGCTTTGTTTTGCATCTTTTGTCTCTCGTACTCTCGTTGACTCTGTTACTTCCTTTGCGCGTGTCCCGGCgtgcatatgtgtgtatctgtatatatatatatatgggtGAGTTCcattccttttttttgttcaaGGCCCCTTGCCGCCGTTCTCCCCTCCTGTttttcctttccttctcccccctcacactctctttctcctctctcgctatTTGcggctcttctctctctggcaGCATCCGTCATCTCGCCTGCCTCCACCGCTCTGTTACCACGCTTCGCTCAACTCTACCGTCGttgcttcttttttcttcctcctcttcgtttttagttttttttttttgcgtgcgtgtgcatgtgtgtgttgtctctctgtctctccatcttattttttttttttcgttcgcTATGCGCACCACTGTTGGCGATAGCACCGCACAGATGATACAGACGAAAAGGCGCACGGAAGATCAATGAGATGACTctgaaaaagaaaacgaatGGCGCGCTTGACAGCGTCTGTCTCCTCGTgctttgtgcgtgtgtgtgcgtgtgcgatACAAATGCCGACCATGCAGCAATCCATTTCCGGGCTGACGAAAAGCAGCCGCCTTGCCGTCCGCATCGGTTTCAGGCTCCTTTGTCGCACTCTTTGCAGCCACACAGGTGCACTGtttcttttcctcttcgctgATCGTCTGGTTTGCTTCcgctctcccttcccttccgcTCCCTCTTCACGTTCGTTCTTCCCTAACATCGACGCACGCGCGTTGGCCACCGCATGGCTTTGCACGTCCACCTCCTCACCTCTgtgcatacatacacgcacacgaacacaACGGCATCCGCACCTGAATGCACAGGTACTCATTCTTatgcaggcacgcacgcatcgGCAGACTTGCCTTTCAAGACGCACCTCTGGACTCCAGAGCAATCCACTTGCCGAGGTGACGCCGAACTCATCATCAGTTGCTCTTCTACCCGCGTACTCTTAttgctgctgttggtgcggtagcggtgctgctgagAAGGCAAAGGTGGTGTAATCGCTCCCGCTCTCCCCTCTCACCACGAAAACACAGCGTGGAGCCCCAGCGACAACCTGGCGCTTAATTCTAGCACGGAGGCGATGCAGACATCGCAGTCCCTTCACACAGCGCCagcagagaaggaggtggaggccccgccgcagctgccactGACGGATGGGCGCTGCTACGcctgccgccggtgccgtcgcaTCTTGTCAGAGGTTCAGTGGTACGCGACGGGTTGCGTGGAGTGCAGCGCAACGATGGGCGTCCCAGACCGCGACAGCCTCCTCGACTTTGCAACCCCACACTTTCACAACTTTATCGGCCTCATTGCGCCAGGGCAGTCGTGGGTCGCACGTCTAATCATGAAGAGCCGCGAGCCTACGAACGGCATCTTCGCCGAGACGTTGTCTGACGATGAgccggaggacgaggagaaTGAGATAGAGCCCTACGTGGGGGAcgcggacgaggaggaagggcCAGCCTTGCTGGATGGAgaggacggcgctgctgagcccGTGCATGAGCTTGCTGCAGAGGCTCCAGAGTAAAAAGGAcggcccccctctctcccctgcaAGAAGCAAACAAGTGTGCTAAGCGTCGttgcagcgcgccgtcgcaCCGACTCTGGCTTGTTGCACAAAGATGACTATGCATGCAGCGGAGCATCT
Proteins encoded in this window:
- a CDS encoding conserved hypothetical protein (previous protein_id=AAZ14463.1), with the translated sequence MQTSQSLHTAPAEKEVEAPPQLPLTDGRCYACRRCRRILSEVQWYATGCVECSATMGVPDRDSLLDFATPHFHNFIGLIAPGQSWVARLIMKSREPTNGIFAETLSDDEPEDEENEIEPYVGDADEEEGPALLDGEDGAAEPVHELAAEAPE